Proteins from a single region of Juglans microcarpa x Juglans regia isolate MS1-56 chromosome 5S, Jm3101_v1.0, whole genome shotgun sequence:
- the LOC121268159 gene encoding uncharacterized protein LOC121268159: MSEVGGSYTWRDDLASVVEDSGIRYAGEPIGILTPSFATTSSDYVSGYSHTRESESLKDQAKGFMMAWGEILLEFGRGCRDIAQQSLLTEDSYLVRKFRRPYSKVSGRLKYLNEFLPEDRDPAHAWSVLFFVFILALAAMNVNTNHDRVPPVKKVRIHPPTASRILLPDGRHMAYHEQGVPADRARFSLIAPHPFLSSRLAGIPGVKMSLLEEYGIRLVTYDLPGFGESDPHLSRTLNSSAFDILHLANAVGICDKFWMLGYSSGAMHAWAALRYIPNRIAGAAMLAPMINPYEQGMNKEEIKKIWETWVPSRKLFYFLARRFPKLLSYFYWRSFLSGKHDRIENRLYLSLGKRDQMLVEEPIFEEFWHRDVEESIRQGNPKPFIQEAVLQVSDWGFSPADLQVQRKCQRRGFLSWLRSLYSQEECELAGFLGPIHIWQGMDDQVVPPPVTDYIVRGLPEAIVHKLPNEGHFSYFFFCDQCHRQIFSTLFGVPKVHLT; the protein is encoded by the exons ATGTCGGAAGTGGGAGGATCGTATACTTGGCGGGACGACCTGGCGAGTGTTGTGGAGGACTCGGGGATACGATACGCCGGGGAACCAATCGGAATCTTGACGCCCTCGTTTGCAACGACGAGCTCTGACTACGTATCGGGTTACTCGCATACCCGTGAATCGGAGAGCCTCAAGGATCAGGCCAAGGGATTCATGATGGCTTGGGGCGAAATACTCCTGGAGTTTGGTCGAGGCTGCAGGGACATTGCTCAGCAGAGCCTTCTGACCGAGGATTCGTATCTCGTTCGAAAGTTTCGGAGGCCGTACTCTAAGGTTTCGGGTAGATTGAAGTACCTGAATGAGTTTTTACCTGAGGATCGCGATCCGGCTCATGCGTGGTCCGTTCTGTTCTTCGTTTTCATTCTTGCACTTGCAG CTATGAACGTAAATACCAATCATGACAGGGTTCCGCCAGTAAAGAAAGTGCGGATACATCCTCCCACTGCAAGCCGTATACTACTTCCAGATGGTAGACATATGGCTTATCATGAGCAAGGTGTTCCAGCTGATAGAGCAAGATTTTCCCTTATTGCTCCACATCCTTTTCTTTCCTCACGACTTGCAG GTATACCGGGTGTTAAAATGTCATTGCTTGAAGAGTATGGTATTCGATTGGTCACTTATGATCTTCCTGGTTTTGGGGAGAGTGATCCTCATCTCAGTCGGACTCTTAACTCATCAGCATTTGATATATTGCACCTGGCTAATGCGGTTGGTATCTGTGACAAGTTCTGGATGCTGGGCTACTCAAGTGGAGCGATGCATGCTTGGGCTGCTCTCAGATACATTCCTAACAGGATTGCAg GTGCAGCCATGTTGGCCCCAATGATTAATCCATATGAGCAGGGCATGAATAaagaagagattaaaaaaatttgggaaaCCTGGGTGCCAAGCAGAAAGTTATTTTACTTCTTAGCTCGTAGATTCCCAAAGTTACTCTCCTATTTCTATTGGCGAAGCTTCCTATCTGGAAAGCATGATCGAATTGAGAACAGGTTGTATCTGTCGCTGGGAAAAAGA GATCAAATGCTGGTTGAAGAGCCAATATTTGAAGAGTTTTGGCATAGGGATGTGGAAGAGTCTATCCGCCAGGGCAATCCAAAACCATTCATCCAGGAAGCCGTGCTTCAGGTATCAGATTGGGGTTTTAGCCCAGCAGATCTTCAGGTGCAGAGGAAGTGTCAGAGAAGAGGCTTTCTTTCTTGGCTAAGGTCATTGTACAGCCAGGAAGAATGTGAATTGGCAGGATTCCTAGGCCCAATACACATTTGGCAG GGAATGGATGATCAGGTAGTCCCACCACCAGTGACTGATTATATAGTCCGAGGTCTACCAGAGGCCATTGTGCATAAGCTCCCAAACGAAGGccatttctcttatttcttcttctgtGATCAATGCCACAGACAGATATTTTCCACACTTTTTGGTGTCCCCAAGGTCCACTTGACTTAA
- the LOC121267836 gene encoding mitochondrial import inner membrane translocase subunit TIM14-3-like: MSTSASSSRRTSREMAAPLLAGLAIAAAAYGGRYSIQAWQAFKARPSVPRMRKFYDGGFQTTMTRREAALILGIRERTPVDKVKEAHRRVMVANHPDAGGSHYLASKINEAKDLMLGKTKGGSSAF, from the exons ATGTCCACCTCAGCTTCGTCCTCTCGACGAACGTCCCGGGAAATG GCTGCACCATTGCTAGCAGGACTTGCTATTGCAGCTGCTGCTTATGGTGGTAGGTATAGCATTCAAGCTTGGCAGGCATTCAAGGCAAGACCATCAGTACCTAGAATGCGCAAATTTTATGATGGTGGTTTCCAGACTACTATGACTAGGAGGGAAGCTGCTCTAATACTTGGAATCAG GGAAAGAACTCCAGTGGATAAGGTTAAGGAAGCACATAGGAGGGTGATGGTCGCCAATCACCCTGATGCCGGGGGTAGTCATTACCTCGCATCTAAAATTAATGAAGCAAAAGATCTGATGCTGGGAAAGACCAAGGGTGGCAGCTCTGCATTCTGA
- the LOC121268102 gene encoding protein IQ-DOMAIN 1-like: protein MARKGNWFSSVKKALSPESKEKTDQKSSKAKKKWFGKQKQLGSNSASSGIATVPPLPQPEEMKLTNGENEQRQHAYSVAVATAEAAEAAVAAAQAAAEVVRLTTVTQFGGKLREEVAVIRIQAAFRGYMARRALRALRGLVRLKSMMEGPVVKRQAAKTLRCMQTLARVQSQIRSRRIRMSEENQALQKQLLHKRAKELESLQIGEEWDDSLQSKERIEANLLSKYEAAMRRERALAYAFSHQKAWKNGSRSVNPMFMDPSNPTWGWSWLERWMAARPWESRSMKEKELYNDHSSVKSASHSGVGGEICKSFACYQLNSDNHSPTASQKTGHPSFQSPSTPRPASSKVAKKVKPASPGGGYAPDDDSKSMVSLLSGQFRRHSIAGSSVTDDESLASSLAVPSYMVPTKSARAKTRLESPSGAEKNGTPEKGSFGPAKKRLSFPPSPARPRRHSGPPKIDVSLNVENNMSNEVGS, encoded by the exons ATGGCAAGGAAGGGAAATTGGTTTTCTAGTGTAAAGAAAGCTCTTAGCCCAGAGTCCAAGGAGAAGACTGACCAG AAATCTAGTAAAGCGAAAAAGAAATGGTTCGGGAAGCAAAAGCAATTGGGTTCAAATTCTGCCTCTTCAGGGATTGCCACAGTGCCACCTCTTCCTCAGCCGGAAGAGATGAAATTAACAAATGGAGAGAATGAGCAGAGGCAGCATGCTTACTCTGTTGCAGTCGCCACTGCTGAAGCTGCTGAGgctgctgttgctgctgctcAAGCAGCTGCTGAAGTAGTTCGACTCACTACAGTTACTCAGTTTGGAGGAAAACTGAGGGAGGAAGTGGCAGTAATCAGGATTCAAGCAGCATTTCGAGGATACATG GCAAGAAGGGCATTGCGGGCTTTAAGGGGGCTGGTCAGGCTGAAATCAATGATGGAAGGGCCTGTTGTGAAACGCCAAGCTGCAAAAACCCTCAGATGCATGCAGACTTTAGCTCGTGTACAATCTCAGATCCGTTCCAGGAGGATCAGGATGTCAGAGGAGAATCAGGCTCTCCAAAAACAACTCCTACATAAACGAGCAAAAGAGCTTGAGAGCTTACAG ATTGGGGAGGAATGGGATGACAGCCTCCAGTCAAAGGAACGAATTGAAGCAAATCTTCTTAGCAAGTATGAGGCTGCtatgaggagagagagagcactaGCATATGCTTTCTCTCATCAG AAAGCTTGGAAGAATGGTTCAAGATCTGTAAACCCAATGTTTATGGATCCAAGCAATCCCACCTGGGGTTGGAGCTGGTTGGAACGATGGATGGCCGCCCGCCCATGGGAGAGTCGTAGCATGAAAGAGAAAGAACTATACAATGACCACTCATCAGTAAAGAGTGCTAGCCACAGCGGTGTTGGTGGAGAGATCTGCAAATCTTTTGCCTGCTACCAGCTCAATTCTGATAATCATTCCCCAACTGCCAGCCAAAAGACAGGCCACCCTAGCTTCCAGTCCCCTTCAACCCCAAGGCCAGCTTCCTCGAAAGTAGCTAAAAAAGTGAAACCAGCAAGTCCAGGTGGAGGATATGCTCCAGATGATGATTCTAAAAGCATGGTTAGTTTGCTGTCTGGCCAGTTTCGAAGGCATAGTATTGCCGGGTCATCAGTGACGGACGATGAGAGTCTGGCAAGCTCACTAGCAGTTCCGAGTTATATGGTACCCACCAAGTCCGCAAGAGCAAAAACCAGATTGGAAAGTCCCTCAGGGGCAGAGAAGAATGGGACACCAGAAAAGGGATCTTTCGGGCCTGCAAAGAAACGGCTTTCATTCCCACCCTCACCGGCCAGGCCAAGGCGGCATTCGGGTCCTCCAAAGATTGATGTCAGTCTCAATGTGGAAAACAACATGAGCAATGAAGTGGGCAGTTAA